A DNA window from Parus major isolate Abel chromosome 9, Parus_major1.1, whole genome shotgun sequence contains the following coding sequences:
- the IGSF10 gene encoding immunoglobulin superfamily member 10 yields the protein MGTPRRERPRWLGTLLAACLATLPAIGACPRPCACHGSAELHCTFRYLSAVPPRIPPGVRRINLGYNSLRKLSPTDFAGLEKLELLMLHSNEISTIPEKVFSDLHSLQVLKMSYNKVRVLQQDVFYGLNSLVRLHMDHNQIEFVNPNVFYGLTSLRLVHLDGNLLQQLHPDTFVTLCYSQIFRISFLKHISLSDNMLTSLPQEMFSYMSELESIYLHGNPWSCDCSLQGFAEWAQERPDVIKCRKERSSSVQQCPVCAGPKNHNGKGLVDLPSASFTCSKPVILDSLKSRNLTVPDDGDFSVVSPKDLIAPIGSVVLNMTDQAGNQGNLVCNVQKPTKMSPISLDKNGHSTVLKTSFSAFLVCGVDDGHIQQLWSILALYSNSPLELEQTVQTTDVPPISYKYKQVYSERDDIFTNVEAELRAEPAWLMQSRVALQLDRTGSTLSTLHLRLSTPALLTLASHDQGQLRHNWAIIVRDNSTQTEHTVLVGGTVELGCQAAGEPAPAVEWILADGSRVRAPHVSEDGRIIVLASGALALRAADVFDTGLYHCISTNHADADALSFRITVLDPGVERDGVNGAQLSAALGSTLHLPCTATAAPDAAVTWVSPEHTLLGQAGGNKLIFANGTLRIHGVTERDAGYFRCVVANRYGADLLVFQVLTRQDETALRKTHGAVEEGEEGSGKEVLRSAAAQRHPSATPATLTAPGEAAAAAASSQGARSARQRNSHGKRPHWPHGDRAGRRFRGHRRQFVSSGRRADPQRWAALLEKTRRNLTVAHKRGEVATEPPIESRKLSEVPEDEEETSGDLISPEEEFMIPATERSPVFALGRATELRITAGPEETANPTRAWNSSLLLTEPFTALPSPLPHPVAPASKRPQTPPKPTDSWERSDLSQISANGVKQPTVPSGTSTLFPAGQKSIYSGESNKQHLKSASMTPTTEATGTSKAETPQNTADKVLIFTESIDSVSTKTDHQVPVATVNEPSSEFGPIYFHSTQKGGTPNPPLVSTFTTHQQIWVIQDVPTHPPQLQQHYGRRKKISGRRRTVRPGHIPSMKEHQHNFGSPGSARGTESAAMATDVQLNMNYVSNVPTLNNLSSSINPFRPEAPQSPPSALDMPLEHPVGTHQNTAFLGEEEKKHRARQKSATTVTSVTAKDTATTATRASAVTGLKPTVTLVITPQTHTRVTKNKILRVGGRRGERRKRPPKTPVPQRVAAARSSAASPAASTASPAATSTASPAASTATPAASTASPAASTATPAASTATPAASTATTVAALTPPAAPPSPTPATPVPGSVSAGSMTKTTAPGIPESPETAQHRPTAATQTAAAPGTRRSPRPTSASSLPGSVAAQSPTVGLHTSPRPDEPPGAPRARAAAVSATPGPAAAQHMGAAATAGEKTDLKTGMGAVREQQAAQPTAPAGAVPSAPAAVTVPSSPHPSPLPAVPAATPGASPHPRGHGQLQPGPPPRDTGNTLHPPQTPWARDKDSSVSAWSERRQDRDTTTIPNPITLGSASRNHFSKPRIVGGNFASFTVLANSDVFIPCEATGNPPPTIQWTKIPSGELDKPLAVPVGAGLCRAVSCCDGLCCSAGGAVLPNGTLSIARAGPQHSGRYLCTAANAHGSARLLATLAVLGSPARIAGRQRLLTAHSGSSAVLPCPARGSPAPSISWLLANGTRLSRSSAGTGRARVQPDGALLIRAVTVYDRGLYSCLAENPAGSDTLLLRLQVVAAPPAILEERRQSVAGAAGESLELPCTVRGKPQPAVHWVLPEGSVLKPGQLGHPRLFLFSNGTLRLDSTAPSDSGTYECIATSSTGSDRRVVSLVVERRETLPKIAIASQQLTRLNFGERLLLNCTASGEPKPRIIWRLPSKAVVDQWHRMGSRIHVYPNGSLAVEAVTEKDAGDYLCVARNRIGDDLILMKVSITMKPAKIDHNQQFKKLVPYGKDFRVDCKASGSPAPEISWGLPDGTVVNNAMLADDSGHRARRYVLFDNGTLYLNKAGVAEGGDYTCYAQNSLGRDEMKVHVTVIVAAPQIKHNYKTHIAVTAGDTALLDCEAAGEPRAQIFWLLPSSEMISLSTDRHSLHANGSLSISPTSLLDAGEYMCVARNPGGDDTKLYKLDVAAKPPTINGLYGNKTIMKVTAVRHSKKHIDCRAEGTPPPQIMWIMPDNIFLTAPYYGSRIVVHKNGTLEIRNIRPSDTAHFICVARNDGGETVLVVQLEVTEMLRRPMFKNPFNEKIIVKPGETITLNCSVDGNPPPDVSWMLPNDTRFSSSIRTSQFFTGSNGTLTIYNPERQHAGRYRCAARNQVGYIEKLMVLEVAQKPSILSRPAGLVRAVSGEPLWLHCPAEGSPKPRTEWTLPGGRVLERPQAGGRYQLLENGTLLLRAASALDAGTYVCRAHNDAGDSSLAVPVLVAAYAPRIVGRPPPAIHTVPGAAVQLHCVVLGIPKAEVSWELPDRSVLSTAQQGRGSGGELLHPTGTLLLQSPRPSHSGTYKCTARNPLGTATAVTHLHVL from the exons TCAGCACGATCCCTGAGAAGGTGTTCAGTGATTTACATTCACTGCAG GTCTTAAAAATGAGTTACAACAAGGTCAGAGTGCTCCAGCAGGATGTATTTTATGGCCTGAACAGCTTGGTACGGCTGCATATGGACCACAATCAAATTGAATTTGTGAATCCCAATGTTTTCTATGGACTCACTTCCTTGAGGTTGGTGCACCTGGATGGAAATTTACTTCAGCAGCTGCATCCAGACACTTTTGTCACCTTGTGCTACAgtcaaatattcagaatatcCTTCCTGAAGCACATCTCTCTGTCTGACAATATGCTGACTTCACTTCcacaagaaatgttttcctacaTGTCAGAGCTCGAGAGCATTTACCTCCATGGAAACCCCTGGTCCTGTGATTGCAGCCTGCAGGGATTTGCAGAGTGGGCACAGGAGAGACCAG ATGTTATAAAGTgcagaaaagagagaagttCCAGTGTCCAGCAATGCCCAGTCTGTGCTGGTCCCAAAAATCATAATGGGAAAGGTTTAGTGGATCTTCCTTCTGCATCCTTCACCTGCAGTAAGCCAGTCATCCTCGACTCGCTGAAATCCAGAAACCTGACGGTGCCGGACGATGGCGATTTCAGTGTTGTGTCTCCCAAGGACTTGATAGCTCCCATAGGATCCGTGGTTTTGAATATGACTGACCAAGCAGGAAATCAAGGCAACTTGGTTTGCAATGTCCAGAAACCTACAAAAATGTCTCCCATCTCACTCGACAAAAATGGCCACAGCACCGTGCTCAAAACCTCGTTCTCAGCATTCCTGGTGTGTGGTGTCGATGATGGGCACatccagcagctgtggagcaTCCTGGCACTGTACAGCAATTCTCCTTTGGAACTGGAGCAAACTGTGCAGACAACTGACGTGCCTCCTATTAGCTACAAATACAAGCAGGTCTACAGTGAGAGAGATGACATTTTCACCAATGTCGAGGCCGAGCTGCGAGCTGAGCCGGCCTGGCTGATGCAGAGCAGGGTGGCCCTGCAGCTGGACAGGACAGGCAGCACGCTCAGCACGCTGCACCTCCGCCtctccacccctgccctgctcactCTGGCCAGCCATGACCAGGGCCAGCTGAGACACAACTGGGCCATCATTGTCAGGGACAACAGCACCCAAACAGAGCACACTGTGCTGGTCGGGGGCACCGTGGAGCTGGGGTGCCAGGCAGCCGGGGAGCCAGCTCCTGCCGTGGAGTGGATATTGGCCGACGGCAGCCGAGTGCGAGCTCCTCACGTCAGCGAGGACGGGAGAATCATAGTCCTGGCCAGCGGGGCGCTGGCGCTGCGGGCAGCTGACGTGTTTGACACGGGGCTCTACCACTGCATCAGCACCAACCACGCCGACGCCGACGCGCTCTCGTTCCGAATTACGGTGCTGGATCCTGGCGTGGAGCGCGATGGGGTGAACGGAGCGCAGCTGTCGGCCGCTCTCGGCAGCACACTGCACCTTCCCTGCACGGCCACGGCTGCTCCGGACGCTGCCGTCACCTGGGTGTCCCCTGAGCACACACTTcttggccaggctggaggaaaCAAGCTGATCTTTGCCAACGGCACCTTGAGGATACACGGGGTGACGGAGCGAGACGCGGGCTACTTCCGATGCGTTGTGGCCAACCGGTACGGGGCTGATCTCTTGGTTTTCCAGGTGCTAACCAGACAGGATGAAACCGCTCTGAGGAAAACGCATGGAGCTGTggaagagggggaagagggCTCTGGCAAGGAAGTGCTGcgctctgctgcagcacagagacatCCCTCAGCCACTCCAGCCACCctgacagctcctggggaagccgctgcagcagcagccagcagccagggcgCACGGAGCGCACGGCAGAGGAACAGCCACGGGAAAAGGCCTCACTGGCCCCACGGagacagagcaggcaggaggttCAGGGGACACAGGAGACAGTTTGTTTCCTCAGGCAGGAGAGCTGATCCACAGCGCTGGGCAGCCTTGCTGGAGAAAACAAGGAGGAACTTGACTGTGGCACACAAACGAGGAGAAGTTGCAACAGAACCACCCATTGAATCCCGTAAGCTCTCAGAGGTACCcgaggatgaggaggagacCTCTGGTGATCTCATATCTCCAGAAGAAGAATTCATGATACCAGCAACAGAGAGATCCCCAGTATTTGCTCTGGGGAGAGCAACAGAACTCAGGATCACTGCAGGGCCCGAGGAGACCGCGAATCCCACTCGTGCCTGGaacagctccctcctgctcacaGAGCCATTTACTGCCCTCCCCTCACCCCTTCCACACCCTGTGGCACCTGCCAGCAAAAGGCCACAAACACCTCCAAAACCTACAGACTCATGGGAAAGATCTGATTTGAGTCAAATATCAGCAAATGGTGTAAAACAACCAACTGTACCAAGTGGAACATCCACACTCTTCCCTGCTGGGCAAAAGTCAATATATTCTGGGGAAAGCAATAAGCAGCACCTGAAGTCTGCATCCATGACACCCACAACAGAAGCTACAGGCACCAGCAAGGCTGAAACTCCTCAAAACACAGCAGACAAGGTACTTATTTTCACTGAGTCTATTGATAGTGTTTCCACCAAAACAGACCACCAGGTCCCTGTGGCCACAGTCAATGAACCAAGCTCTGAATTTGGccccatttattttcatagtaCTCAGAAAGGAGGAACTCCTAATCCACCACTTGTCTCCACTTTTACTACTCATCAGCAAATTTGGGTTATCCAGGATGTTCCAACTCAtccaccccagctccagcagcactaTGGAAGACGAAAGAAAATCTCTGGTCGGAGACGAACTGTTAGACCAGGACATATCCCAAGTATGAAAGAGCACCAACACAATTTTGGGAGTCCAGGGTCTGCCAGAGGAACAGAATCTGCAGCTATGGCTACAGATGTTCAGCTGAACATGAACTATGTATCAAATGTACCAACCTTAAATAACTTAAGCAGTTCCATCAATCCATTTAGGCCAGAAGCACCCCAgtctcctccctctgccctggaTATGCCATTGGAGCACCCAGTGGGCACCCATCAAAACACAGCATTCCTcggggaagaggagaagaaacaCAGGGCAAGGCAAAAATCTGCTACCACAGTCACATCTGTCACTGCAAAGGACACTGCCACTACTGCAACCCGTGCATCGGCTGTAACGGGCTTGAAGCCAACAGTTACACTTGTTATTACTCCTCAAACCCACACCAGAgtcaccaaaaataaaatactccgagtgggaggaaggagaggtgaGAGGAGAAAGAGGCCCCCTAAAACACCTGTTCCACAGCGTGTGGCTGCAGCCCGCAGCagtgcagccagccctgcagcgagcacagccagccctgcagcga cgagcacagccagccctgcagcgaGCACTGCCACTCCTGCAGcgagcacagccagccctgcagcgaGCACTGCCACTCCTGCAGCGAGCACTGCCACCCCTGCAGCGAGCACAGCCACCACGGTGGCAGCTCTTACCCCACCCGCTGCACCTCCGAGCCCCACACCTGCCACACCCGTCCCTGGGAGCGTCAGTGCAGGCTCCATGACCAAAACAACCGCACCGGGGATCCCTGAGAGCCCCGAGACAGCTCAGCACAGGCCCACGGCAGccacacaaacagcagcagccccgggcACCCGGAGGAGCCCCCGGCCAACATCAGCATCATCCCTGCCGGGCAGCgtggctgctcagagccccaccGTGGGGCTCCACACCTCACCACGGCCGGACGAGCCCCCCGGTGCCCCGAGAGCCCGAGCTGCTGCAGTCAGTGCCAcaccagggccagcagctgcacagcacatGGGAGCCGCTGCCACGGCAGGAGAGAAAACCGACCTGAAAACGGGGATGGGAGCTGTGCGGGaacagcaggcagcacagcccacagcccCGGCAGGAGCCGTGCCGAGCGCTCCGGCTGCAgtcactgtccccagcagcccgcatccctcccctctgccagccGTGCCCGCAGCCACCCCGGGAGCCTCCCCACACCCGCGGGGACACGGCCAGCTCCAGCCCGGGCCACCtcccagggacacagggaacACACTGCACCCGCCACAAACCCCGTGGGCAAGGGACAAGGACAGCTCTGTCAGTGCCTGGTCTGAACGGCGACAGGATCGAGACACCACCACCATCCCCAATCCCATCACCTTAGGTTCTGCAAGCAGAAACCATTTTTCCAAGCCCAGAATAGTCGGAGGgaattttgcttctttcactGTGTTGGCGAATTCTGATGTTTTTATTCCTTGTGAAGCTACTGGGAACCCCCCTCCAACAATACAGTGGACCAAGATACCATCAGGTGAGCTTGATAAACCTCTC GCTGTGCCGGTCGGTgccgggctgtgccgggctGTTTCATGCTGTGACGGGCTGTGCTGTTCCGCAGGAGGAGCCGTGCTGCCCAACGGGACTCTGTCCATCGCCCGTGCGGGCCCGCAGCACTCCGGCCGCTACCTGTGCACGGCGGCCAATGCTCACGGCAGCGCCCGGCTGCTCGCCACGCTGGCCGTGCTGGGCTCCCCGGCCCGCATCGCCGGCCGCCAGCGGCTGCTGACCGCGCACTCCGGGAGCTCCGCCGTGCTGCCGTGCCCGGCCCGGGGCAGCCCCGCTCCCAGCATCTCCTGGCTCCTGGCGAACGGAACCCGCCTGTCGCGCTCCTCCGCGGGCACCGGCCGGGCTCGAGTGCAGCCGGACGGGGCCCTGCTCATCCGGGCCGTCACCGTGTACGACCGCGGTCTCTACTCGTGCCTCGCCGAGAACCCCGCGGGCTCCGACACGctcctgctgaggctgcaggtCGTTGCAGCCCCTCCCGCCatcctggaggagaggagacaAAGCGTGGCAGGAGCGGCGGGGGAAAGCCTGGAGCTGCCTTGCACGGTGCGGGGGAAGCCGCAGCCCGCCGTGCACTGGGTGCTCCCCGAGGGCTCGGTGCTGAAGCCGGGGCAGCTGGGGCACCCCAGGCTGTTCCTGTTCTCCAATGGCACCCTCCGCCTGGACAGCACGGCCCCCTCCGACAGCGGCACCTACGAGTGCATAGCCACCAGCTCCACGGGCTCGGACAGGAGGGTGGTCAGCCTCGTGGTGGAGCGCAGAGAGACCCTTCCAAAAATTGCCATCGCCTCGCAACAACTGACGCGGCTGAATTTTGGGGAGAGGTTGCTTCTGAACTGTACAGCAAGTGGGGAGCCCAAGCCCAGGATAATCTGGAGGTTGCCCTCCAAGGCTGTTGTGGACCAGTGGCACAG AATGGGAAGTCGGATCCATGTCTACCCCAATGGATCCTTGGCTGTTGAGGCAGTTACGGAGAAGGATGCAGGTGATTATCTGTGCGTTGCAAGAAACAGAATTGGGGATGATCTGATACTGATGAAAGTCAGCATCACAATGAAACCAGCCAAGATTGACCACAACCAGCAGTTCAAGAAACTGGTGCCGTATGGGAAGGATTTCAGAGTGGACTGCAAGGCCTCAGGGTCGCCAGCACCAGAGATCTCCTGGGGCCTGCCGGACGGGACGGTGGTGAACAACGCGATGCTGGCAGATGACAGCGGGCACAGGGCTCGCAGGTACGTCCTCTTCGACAATGGGACTCTGTACCTCAACAAAGCTGGagtggcagagggaggagatTACACGTGCTACGCCCAAAACTCTCTGGGGAGGGATGAGATGAAGGTCCACGTCACGGTCATTGTGGCAGCCCCTCAAATAAAGCACAATTACAAGACACACATTGCAGTGACAGCTGgagacacagccctgctggacTGTGAAGCTGCTGGGGAGCCCAGGGCACAGATATTCTGGTTGCTGCCCTCCAGCGAGATGATCTCCTTGTCCACGGACAGGCACTCCCTGCACGCCAACGGCTCGCTCTCCATCAGCCCCACCAGCCTGCTGGACGCCGGCGAGTACATGTGCGTGGCTCGGAACCCTGGCGGGGATGACACCAAGCTGTACAAGCTGGATGTGGCTGCTAAACCCCCCACCATAAATGGTTTATACGGGAACAAAACGATCATGAAGGTGACGGCAGTGAGGCACTCCAAGAAACACATCGACTGCCGGGCAGAAGGGACACCTCCTCCTCAGATTATGTGGATCATGCCTGATAACATTTTCCTAACAGCCCCATATTACGGGAGCAGGATTGTGGTGCACAAAAACGGGACACTTGAGATTCGGAACATCCGGCCCTCGGACACAGCCCATTTTATCTGTGTGGCACGAAACGACGGGGGAGAGACCGTGCTGGTGGTGCAGCTGGAAGTCACAGAAATGCTACGGAGACCAATGTTCAAAAACCctttcaatgaaaaaataatagtaaaacCCGGGGAAACTATCACACTGAACTGTTCTGTGGATGGAAACCCTCCCCCTGACGTAAGCTGGATGTTGCCCAACGACACgaggttttccagcagcatcaggACATCGCAGTTTTTCACGGGGAGCAACGGGACCCTGACCATCTACAATCCCGAGAGACAGCACGCCGGGCGCTACCGCTGCGCTGCCCGCAACCAGGTTGGCTACATAGAAAAGCTGATGGTCCTGGAGGTTGCCCAGAAGCCCAGCATCCTCAGCcgccctgcagggctggtgaGGGCTGTCAGCGGGGAGCCCCTGTGGCTGCACTGCCCGGCCGAGGGGAGCCCCAAGCCCAGGACGGAGTGGACGCTGCCGGGGGGCCGTGTGCTGGAGCGGCCGCAGGCCGGCGGGAGGTACCAGCTGCTGGAGAACGGCACCTTGCTCCTGCGGGCGGCCTCGGCCCTCGACGCCGGCACTTACGTGTGCAGGGCCCACAACGACGCCGGGGACTCGTCCCTCGCCGTCCCCGTGCTGGTGGCAGCCTACGCCCCCCGCATCGTGGGCAGACCCCCCCCAGCCATCCACACCGTGCCGGGGGCAGCCGTGCAGCTCCACTGCGTCGTGCTGGGGATCCCAAAGGCAGAAGTTTCCTGGGAGTTACCCGACCGCTCCGTACTCtccacagctcagcagggccGGGGCTCGGGGGGCGAGCTGCTTCACCCCACGGGgaccctgctcctgcagagcccccGGCCCTCCCATTCCGGCACCTACAAGTGCACGGCCAGGAACCCCCTGGGCACGGCCACTGCCGTCACCCACCTGCACGTCCTGTGA